The Flavobacteriales bacterium DNA segment AAGTTTTTTTGGATGAAAGTATTCTCTACCCTCGCCTTGGTCCTGCTTACCGTGGTTACCTTCGCTCAAGAAGCCATTATCCGCGGCCGCGTGGTCGATGCAAAGAACAACGACCCCCTGCCCTTCGCCAATGTCGTGGCTCAGGGAACCGAATTCGGTACCACTACAGATATCGACGGGAATTTTGAGCTCCGCGTTACGGCCGGACTCTACAACCTCGAGGTGAGTTTTATCGGGTATAGAACGCGATTAGTGCCCGAGATCCAAGCTTCTCAGGCGGCGCCTGCCCAAGTGACCATCAAGCTCGAAGAAGATGCACAACAGTTACAGGAAGTCGAGGTGGTGGCCAATCCGTTCGAAAAAGACGCCGAAAGCCCGGTCAGTGTCCAAAACCTCGGAGTAAATGAAATTCGTCGCAGTCCAGGAGGAAACCAAGATATTTCTCGGGTGATCCAAAACTTGCCGGGCGTTGCCTCTACGGTGAGCTTTCGGAACGATTTGATCGTGCGCGGTGGTGCGCCAAACGAAAATAGATTTTACCTCGACGGAATTGAGATCCCGTCGATCAACCACTTCAGTACCCAGGGAGGCGGTGGCGGTCCGGTTGGGATCGTCAACGTAAACTTCCTGGAAGGAGTCGACTTCTACACCGGTGCCTTTCCGGTTAACCGCGGATACGCCTTGAGTTCGGTGATGGACCTGCGATTTAAGGATCCTCGAATGGAAGGCTGGGGATTCAAAGGCCAAATAGGTGCCAGCGATATCGGATTAACAGCAGAAGGGCCATTGGGCGATAGAACGGGAATGATCGTTTCGGTGCGTCGCTCGTACTTGCAGTTTTTGTTCAGCGCTCTCGAGCTGCCTTTTTTGCCTACGTACAACGATTTCACTCTGAAGGTCAAACACAAGTTCGAGAACGGTAATGAACTTACCTTACTCGGGATCGGCGCCATTGATGATTTTGCCTTGAACCTCGAGGCGAACGAAACGGAGTCTCAGCAGTATATTCTCAACAACCTTCCCGTTAATGAGCAATGGAATTACTCGACCGGGGTCAAGTATACCATGTATGGGGAAAACGGGTACCAGAACATCGTGCTGAGTCGATTCCACTTGAACAACACCGCTGAGAAATACGAGAAAAACGACAACTCAGACCCTTCGAATCTCATTCTCGATTACGAATCACAAGAGATCGAAAACAAGTTTCGCTACGAAAACATTTCGCGGTACAATAATCAACGCATCGCTTACGGTGTCAACCTTGAGCACGCCCGATACAAGAACAACACGTTCAACAGAACGGTGGCCGGAGGTCAACCGATCGTTGTCGACTTTGACTCACAGCTCGATCTGTGGAAGTATGGTGCATTCGGGAATTACAGCTTTGATCCGCTTCCGCGATTGACCGTTTCGGCCGGATTCCGCCTCGATGGGTCGGATTATAACTACGAGACGTCCAACCCGTTGAGTCAATTCTCACCTCGCTTGAGCCTGAGCTACGGTATTAACGACGCATTGAGTTTCAACTTCAATACGGGGATCTACTACCAGTTGCCGGCGTACACCGTATTGGGTTACCGCGACAATAACGATGTACTCGTGAATCGCGACAACGGCATCGGATACGTTCAAAGCAACCACCTCGTGGCTGGATTCAGCTACTTGCTTCCGTTCAATTCCAAAGTGAGCATCGAAGGATTTTATAAGACCTATGACAATTACCCCTTGTTGATCAATGATAGTCTCTCACTCGCGAACTTGGGAAGTGATTTCGGGGTCATCGGGAACGAGCCCGCCATTCCGGCCTCCGACGGTCGCTCCTATGGAATTGAAGTATTGTACCAGCAAAAGCTCTTCAAAGGATTCTACGGAATCGTCAGTTACACTTTTGTGAAGAGCGAGTTCACCAACGGAGGAACGGACTTTGTGCCGTCGAGCTGGGATAACCGACACCTTGTTTCATTGACGGGAGGAAAAAAATGGGGAAAGAACCTGGAAGCGGGATTCCGCTGGCGATTCTTGGGAGGCGCGCCCTACACGCCCTGCGACTTGCAAACTACAACTTTAAAAGAGGTGTGGGATGTCACGGGTTCCGGAGTGCCTGATTACGACCGCATCAACACCTTGCGTAACGGAGCCTACAATCAGCTCGACGTGCGGATCGATAAAAAATGGTTCTTCGACCGCTGGAACCTGAACCTCTATTTCGATGTCGAGAATGTTCTCGGATTCACGTTGGAGCAACAGCCCTTCGTCGATACAGTGAAAGATTCGAATGGAGACCCGATCACCGATCCGAA contains these protein-coding regions:
- a CDS encoding TonB-dependent receptor, which translates into the protein MKVFSTLALVLLTVVTFAQEAIIRGRVVDAKNNDPLPFANVVAQGTEFGTTTDIDGNFELRVTAGLYNLEVSFIGYRTRLVPEIQASQAAPAQVTIKLEEDAQQLQEVEVVANPFEKDAESPVSVQNLGVNEIRRSPGGNQDISRVIQNLPGVASTVSFRNDLIVRGGAPNENRFYLDGIEIPSINHFSTQGGGGGPVGIVNVNFLEGVDFYTGAFPVNRGYALSSVMDLRFKDPRMEGWGFKGQIGASDIGLTAEGPLGDRTGMIVSVRRSYLQFLFSALELPFLPTYNDFTLKVKHKFENGNELTLLGIGAIDDFALNLEANETESQQYILNNLPVNEQWNYSTGVKYTMYGENGYQNIVLSRFHLNNTAEKYEKNDNSDPSNLILDYESQEIENKFRYENISRYNNQRIAYGVNLEHARYKNNTFNRTVAGGQPIVVDFDSQLDLWKYGAFGNYSFDPLPRLTVSAGFRLDGSDYNYETSNPLSQFSPRLSLSYGINDALSFNFNTGIYYQLPAYTVLGYRDNNDVLVNRDNGIGYVQSNHLVAGFSYLLPFNSKVSIEGFYKTYDNYPLLINDSLSLANLGSDFGVIGNEPAIPASDGRSYGIEVLYQQKLFKGFYGIVSYTFVKSEFTNGGTDFVPSSWDNRHLVSLTGGKKWGKNLEAGFRWRFLGGAPYTPCDLQTTTLKEVWDVTGSGVPDYDRINTLRNGAYNQLDVRIDKKWFFDRWNLNLYFDVENVLGFTLEQQPFVDTVKDSNGDPITDPNDPNRYLLKQLENSTGTVLPTVGVIIDF